The sequence GTGATGGCCTCGGGTGAGCAGGGGCAGGACACTGCCGGCTGTCAGGCCACCAGAGGCGACGCCGCGGCGGACGGACGTCAGCAGTGGGAGGGCGCTCGGCAGCCCGCCCCAGCTCTATGTCGGCCGGCGGTCTGCAGGTGGAGCGGTGACGGGATAACGAAGATGACTGCCGATTCACTGTCCCTCCGTCACGCGTGGTGCCTCGGCCTCGTGGTCGCGGGTGAGCTGGACGATCGCAGCCGCCGCGTCACGGGCGCCGCTCTCGTCCTGGGCCTCGATCGCGTTGACGAGTCGCCTGTGCAGGCCGGCATGCTCCTCGGCGCCGGCGGCGTCCCAGGGGAGGCCCCCCAGGGCGGAGGTGAGAGCCGTACCGAGGTAGTCGTACACCTCGACCAGGAGGTCGTTTCCGCTCGCCCGGACTACGGCCCGGTGGAACAATGCGTCGACACTGCCGGCCGTGGACATGTCTTCACCGGCGCAGGCAGCGTCGGCGTCGGCCAGCAGCTCTCGCAGTTGGTGCAGTTGGTCCGCGCTGCGACGCAGCGCGGCGGCCCCTGAGGCGTACTCCTCGAGGACGGTGCGCAGTTCGAGCACGTTGTCCCGCTGTACGGAACTCGCTCGCCGCACCATGACCGACTCGAGTTCACTTGACGCACGGACGTAGGTGCCGTCCCCGATGCGGGCTTCCAACAGGCCCAGA is a genomic window of Streptomyces sp. Edi2 containing:
- a CDS encoding FCD domain-containing protein — translated: MSDVCLYAVSMKPISTPRRTASLSSQLVDSLRSHIETGGWPVGTRIPPEAALIEELGVGRSTLREALGALVHLGLLEARIGDGTYVRASSELESVMVRRASSVQRDNVLELRTVLEEYASGAAALRRSADQLHQLRELLADADAACAGEDMSTAGSVDALFHRAVVRASGNDLLVEVYDYLGTALTSALGGLPWDAAGAEEHAGLHRRLVNAIEAQDESGARDAAAAIVQLTRDHEAEAPRVTEGQ